One Desulfovibrio fairfieldensis genomic window carries:
- the panC gene encoding pantoate--beta-alanine ligase codes for MQILTNPQELAAKCRAWHAQGEDIALVPTMGYYHAGHEDLMVHARGLAKRLVVSLFVNPAQFGPGEDLEAYPRNAERDAAIAESRGADVLFMPEPGSMYAPDHATWVEVPELAKGLCGQSRPIHFRGVCTVVLKLFMLTRADVAVFGQKDWQQQAIIRRMVRDLNVPTRIEARPTVREADGLALSSRNVYMTAAERAQAPEIRAALLYAQKLAQEGETSAALLREAVLRRWAERLPLGRLDYLSIVHPESMAQLNEVNGPALMACAVRMGKARLIDNILLRS; via the coding sequence ATGCAGATATTAACCAATCCCCAAGAATTGGCGGCCAAATGCCGGGCCTGGCACGCCCAGGGCGAGGACATCGCCCTGGTTCCCACCATGGGTTATTACCACGCCGGGCATGAAGACCTGATGGTCCACGCGCGCGGACTGGCCAAGCGTCTGGTGGTCAGCCTGTTCGTGAATCCCGCGCAGTTCGGCCCCGGCGAGGATCTGGAAGCCTACCCCCGCAACGCCGAGCGCGACGCCGCCATTGCCGAAAGCCGCGGCGCGGACGTGCTCTTTATGCCCGAGCCGGGTTCCATGTACGCGCCGGACCACGCCACCTGGGTGGAGGTGCCGGAACTGGCGAAAGGCCTCTGCGGCCAGAGCCGGCCCATCCATTTCCGGGGGGTCTGCACCGTGGTGCTCAAACTTTTTATGCTCACCAGGGCCGATGTCGCCGTGTTCGGCCAAAAGGACTGGCAGCAGCAGGCCATCATCCGCCGCATGGTCCGCGACCTCAACGTGCCCACGCGCATTGAGGCCCGTCCGACGGTGCGCGAGGCCGACGGTCTGGCCCTGTCCTCCCGCAACGTCTATATGACCGCCGCGGAACGCGCCCAGGCCCCGGAAATCCGCGCGGCTCTGCTCTACGCCCAAAAGCTGGCGCAGGAAGGCGAAACCAGCGCGGCCCTGTTGCGCGAGGCAGTGCTGCGGCGCTGGGCCGAGCGCCTGCCCCTGGGCCGTCTGGACTATCTTTCCATTGTGCATCCCGAATCCATGGCTCAGCTCAACGAGGTAAACGGCCCGGCCCTGATGGCCTGCGCGGTGCGCATGGGCAAGGCCCGGCTCATTGACAATATTCTGCTGCGTTCATAA
- a CDS encoding EAL domain-containing protein: MEQRVQTSAAPGPATDEMEQARYNCVLRSIFGEIFEVDFSGDSYRLIHMGDVRFCPPPPGMGVAATLRAIAETLIHPEDREIFLRVLNPKALLQGENLKQGYASGDVRKKCLDGQYRWARFTVFPLVCAASGRPLHMICVQDVDEQKRAVGLARENALLQRRRLDELRYKAVLDHTNTLVFEWRDNQPTYTSPHIPQLLAGDYNGRWLFDVWREDNVLSPEDGGIFKDCLNALEQGASSGEMTVRLRRRDGRLIWCRVTYTCLADPDLGIRYIGTISDVDEVTRATQALRFRAEYDPLTGAYNMQTFFEKADLLIRQGDGPRHIVRFDVAGFKGINEMFGLEEGDRLLRAIAHLVREQIDKRWETFARLSGDVFVACLAGDRERVRRFVGWLSRQLREYTQSYRVMLFFGICPVEKRRTPVHVLCDWAHLALKTVKGSDLTNYAFYDGELRARLLDENNIKDQMHEALEKGQFVLYLQPKVEISSGRIVGAEALARWRHPTDGLILPGRFVPLFERNGFIVRFDEYIWEQTCKMLRLWLNKGYRPTPVSINVSRMHFNDDHFCGKLLALTDKYHLPRHLLELELTESAFFESEKTLIRVMNDLQKQGFVFSMDDFGTGYSSLSTLRALPFNIVKLDRTFISDGTDNERGQIVARNTVTMARQLKMKIIAEGVETVEQAHFLLSIGCNYAQGYYYARPVDPEEFEVLSFVQEKAFWVDPSLQEEALRLNLPLGLNAPDREY, encoded by the coding sequence ATGGAACAGCGGGTTCAGACATCGGCCGCGCCGGGACCGGCAACGGACGAGATGGAGCAGGCCCGCTACAACTGCGTGCTGCGCAGCATCTTCGGCGAAATCTTTGAAGTGGATTTCAGCGGCGACAGCTACCGTCTGATCCACATGGGCGACGTGCGCTTCTGCCCGCCGCCGCCCGGCATGGGCGTGGCCGCCACCCTGCGGGCCATTGCCGAGACGCTCATCCATCCTGAAGACCGGGAAATTTTCCTGCGCGTGCTCAATCCCAAGGCCCTGCTCCAGGGAGAAAATCTCAAACAGGGCTATGCCTCCGGCGACGTGCGCAAAAAATGCCTCGACGGGCAATACCGCTGGGCGCGCTTCACTGTCTTTCCCCTGGTTTGTGCCGCTTCCGGCCGCCCCCTGCACATGATCTGCGTGCAGGATGTGGACGAGCAGAAACGCGCCGTCGGCCTGGCCCGCGAAAACGCCCTGCTCCAGCGCCGGCGTCTGGATGAGCTGCGCTACAAGGCCGTGCTGGACCACACCAATACTCTGGTGTTCGAATGGCGCGACAATCAGCCCACCTACACCTCGCCGCACATTCCGCAACTGCTGGCGGGCGATTACAACGGCCGCTGGCTTTTTGACGTCTGGCGCGAGGACAATGTGCTTTCCCCGGAGGACGGAGGAATTTTCAAAGACTGCCTGAACGCGCTGGAGCAAGGCGCCTCCTCCGGCGAGATGACCGTGCGCCTGCGCCGCCGCGACGGGCGCCTCATCTGGTGCAGGGTCACCTATACCTGCCTGGCCGACCCGGACCTCGGCATCCGCTACATCGGCACCATCAGCGACGTGGATGAAGTCACACGGGCCACGCAGGCCCTGCGCTTCAGGGCTGAATACGACCCCCTGACCGGCGCGTACAACATGCAGACCTTTTTTGAAAAGGCCGACCTGCTGATCCGCCAGGGCGACGGGCCGCGTCATATCGTGCGTTTCGACGTGGCGGGCTTCAAGGGCATCAACGAAATGTTCGGCCTGGAGGAAGGCGACCGCCTGCTGCGGGCCATCGCCCATCTCGTGCGCGAACAGATCGACAAGCGGTGGGAAACCTTCGCCCGCCTGTCCGGCGATGTATTTGTGGCCTGCCTCGCGGGCGACCGCGAGCGGGTCCGGCGTTTTGTGGGCTGGCTCTCGCGCCAGTTGCGCGAATATACCCAGTCTTACCGGGTCATGCTCTTTTTCGGCATCTGCCCGGTGGAAAAACGCAGGACCCCGGTGCACGTGCTCTGCGACTGGGCCCATCTGGCCCTGAAAACCGTCAAGGGCAGCGACCTGACCAACTATGCCTTTTATGACGGCGAGCTGCGCGCCCGGCTGCTGGATGAAAACAATATCAAGGATCAAATGCACGAGGCTCTGGAAAAAGGCCAGTTCGTGCTCTATCTCCAGCCCAAGGTGGAGATTTCCAGCGGCCGCATTGTGGGGGCCGAGGCTCTGGCCCGCTGGCGGCACCCCACGGACGGACTGATCCTGCCGGGCCGCTTTGTGCCGCTGTTCGAACGCAACGGCTTCATCGTCCGTTTTGACGAGTACATCTGGGAACAGACCTGTAAAATGCTGCGCCTCTGGCTGAACAAAGGCTACCGGCCCACGCCCGTGTCCATCAACGTCTCGCGCATGCACTTCAACGACGACCATTTCTGCGGCAAGCTGCTGGCCCTGACCGACAAATACCATTTGCCCCGGCATCTGCTGGAGCTGGAGCTCACGGAAAGCGCCTTTTTTGAAAGCGAAAAAACCCTGATCCGGGTCATGAACGACCTCCAGAAACAGGGTTTCGTCTTTTCCATGGATGATTTCGGCACGGGCTATTCCTCCCTGAGTACCCTGCGCGCCCTGCCTTTCAACATCGTCAAGCTGGACCGCACCTTCATCAGCGACGGCACGGACAATGAACGCGGCCAGATCGTGGCCCGCAACACCGTCACCATGGCCCGCCAGCTCAAGATGAAAATCATCGCCGAGGGCGTGGAAACCGTGGAGCAGGCGCACTTCCTGCTCAGCATCGGCTGCAATTACGCCCAGGGCTACTATTACGCGCGCCCGGTGGATCCCGAGGAATTCGAAGTGCTCAGCTTTGTGCAGGAAAAAGCCTTCTGGGTGGACCCCAGTCTCCAGGAGGAAGCCCTCCGCCTGAACCTGCCCCTGGGCCTGAACGCTCCGGACCGGGAATACTGA
- a CDS encoding glycosyltransferase family 4 protein, translated as MGGGIFGTLHPFLEGGAVYGRKVANTGFMEALLRLDPFDEYHFFVTAPDALRTAFAARNDLPGAARGAVKIFSRQDLADALRATPYHCFHLSDPVSGQPELAALRNALAPRIFPITSVNHSISYLDYAQRFLTHIWPGVTARDAIGATSRAASRVLAGYFAQLREGYALNPAWLQPRLEIIPLGVDPEAFPEPTPEARRAARARFGLTDGEAVCLLHGRISLDDKLDAMPLLYALRRAMEADPAARPRLLMSGGARPGDHYPEALEAAARALKVPFSLLPDPGPEAVRALFAAADIFVSPSDNIQESFGLTLLEAGAAGLPAVVSDWDGYRDLVEHNVTGFLTPCLAPADTPLLDRLAHTLPDNIHQLFRAQQTAVDVPALAEALRRLISDAPLRARMGIAARRRVLENFTWEGVIRRWLDFWDALWREPLDAEEEKRIRAARHPAFLRLGELFSGHSSAGLSADADLPGDPLWLHVTARGERVRAGREFCVIWPGLELCMDGVEFRRLLVQARHPVRADELIRRACPPGRDPEGARFALLWALKNDLLERVEEPR; from the coding sequence ATGGGCGGAGGCATTTTCGGCACGCTGCACCCTTTTCTGGAAGGCGGCGCGGTGTATGGCCGCAAGGTGGCCAATACAGGCTTTATGGAAGCCCTGCTGCGGCTTGATCCCTTTGACGAATATCATTTTTTTGTGACCGCTCCGGATGCGTTGCGTACGGCCTTTGCCGCGCGCAACGATCTGCCCGGCGCGGCGCGCGGTGCCGTGAAAATCTTCAGCCGCCAGGATCTGGCGGACGCGTTGCGGGCCACGCCCTACCACTGTTTTCACCTTTCCGATCCTGTTTCCGGACAGCCGGAACTCGCCGCCCTGCGCAACGCCCTGGCTCCCCGAATCTTTCCCATTACCAGCGTCAATCACAGCATCAGCTACCTTGACTATGCCCAGCGCTTTCTGACCCATATCTGGCCCGGCGTCACAGCGCGCGACGCCATCGGAGCCACATCGCGCGCCGCGTCCAGGGTCTTGGCGGGCTATTTCGCACAGTTGCGGGAAGGCTATGCCCTGAATCCGGCCTGGCTCCAGCCCCGGCTTGAGATCATTCCCCTGGGCGTGGACCCGGAAGCCTTTCCGGAGCCGACGCCGGAGGCGCGCCGCGCGGCCCGTGCGCGTTTCGGCCTGACCGACGGGGAGGCCGTCTGCCTGCTGCACGGGAGAATAAGCCTGGACGACAAGCTGGACGCCATGCCGCTGCTTTATGCTCTGCGCCGGGCCATGGAGGCCGACCCCGCGGCCCGGCCGCGTCTGCTCATGTCCGGCGGAGCCCGCCCCGGCGACCATTACCCGGAAGCCCTGGAAGCCGCCGCGCGGGCTCTGAAGGTGCCGTTCAGCCTGTTGCCCGATCCCGGGCCCGAGGCCGTGCGCGCGCTGTTCGCCGCCGCTGACATCTTTGTGTCGCCGTCGGACAATATCCAGGAAAGTTTCGGTCTGACCCTGCTGGAGGCGGGCGCGGCGGGCCTGCCCGCTGTGGTTTCGGACTGGGACGGCTATCGGGACTTGGTGGAGCATAATGTCACCGGTTTTCTGACGCCCTGCCTGGCTCCGGCGGACACGCCTCTTCTGGACCGCCTGGCCCACACCCTGCCCGACAACATCCACCAGTTGTTCCGGGCCCAGCAGACGGCGGTGGATGTTCCGGCCCTGGCCGAAGCCCTGCGCCGCCTGATCTCTGACGCGCCTCTGCGGGCCCGCATGGGAATTGCGGCCCGGCGGCGCGTGCTGGAAAACTTCACCTGGGAGGGCGTGATCCGGCGCTGGCTGGATTTCTGGGACGCGCTCTGGCGGGAGCCTCTGGATGCGGAGGAGGAAAAACGCATCCGCGCGGCCAGGCATCCGGCTTTTTTACGTCTCGGAGAATTGTTTTCCGGCCATTCTTCCGCAGGGCTTTCCGCAGATGCGGATCTGCCCGGCGACCCGCTCTGGCTGCATGTCACGGCCCGGGGCGAGCGCGTGCGGGCCGGGCGCGAATTCTGCGTCATCTGGCCCGGCCTGGAACTGTGCATGGACGGCGTGGAATTCCGCCGGTTGCTGGTACAGGCCCGGCACCCCGTGCGGGCGGATGAACTGATCCGCCGGGCTTGTCCGCCGGGCCGCGACCCTGAAGGGGCGCGTTTTGCCCTGCTCTGGGCCCTGAAAAACGATCTGCTGGAACGGGTGGAAGAACCCCGCTGA
- the rimO gene encoding 30S ribosomal protein S12 methylthiotransferase RimO, with the protein MSIHTPTKALPVWSLSLGCPKNRVDSERLLGSLGLPVKSVSQMGRARLVFINTCGFIAPAVRESVRAVLDAVNRLARCKNKPLLAVAGCMVGRYGAEELARELPEVDLWLPTGDLADWPVMLARALNLPEGAGSGGRLLSTGPSYAWLKIGEGCRHNCAFCTIPSIRGGLRSEPVPGLLAEARGLLEQGVRELVLVAQDVTAWGGDLAGKKSLLHLLEGLLGLDGLAWLRLLYLYPSGVTPELLRFMKESGGPLLPYLDIPLQHAHPEVLARMGRPFAGDPRRVLDRVRDALPEAAVRTTFIVGYPGESEAHFDSLCRFVEESRFQNLGVFAYQAEEGTKAAELPDQVPEESRERRRATLMEIQAGISESLLAERVGQRLPVLVDAPHPEWPGLHSGRVWFQAPEVDGMTYVSGPGVAPGALVECDIVENTEYDLTALA; encoded by the coding sequence ATGAGCATCCATACCCCAACGAAAGCCCTGCCGGTCTGGTCCCTGAGCCTGGGCTGTCCCAAAAACCGGGTGGACAGCGAACGTCTGCTGGGTTCCTTGGGCTTGCCCGTCAAAAGCGTGAGCCAGATGGGCCGGGCGCGCCTGGTCTTCATCAATACCTGCGGCTTCATCGCTCCGGCGGTGCGCGAGTCCGTGCGGGCCGTGCTGGACGCCGTGAACCGGCTGGCCCGGTGCAAGAACAAACCCCTGCTGGCCGTGGCCGGTTGCATGGTGGGGCGTTACGGCGCGGAGGAACTGGCCCGGGAGCTGCCCGAGGTGGACCTCTGGCTGCCCACCGGAGACCTGGCGGACTGGCCGGTCATGCTGGCACGGGCCCTGAATCTGCCGGAAGGGGCCGGGAGCGGAGGCCGCCTGCTTTCCACCGGGCCGTCCTATGCCTGGCTCAAGATCGGCGAGGGCTGCCGCCATAACTGCGCTTTCTGCACCATCCCGTCCATCCGGGGCGGCCTGCGCTCCGAACCCGTGCCCGGCTTGCTGGCCGAGGCTCGCGGCCTGCTGGAGCAGGGAGTGCGCGAACTGGTGCTGGTGGCGCAGGACGTCACGGCCTGGGGCGGGGATCTGGCCGGGAAGAAAAGCCTTTTGCATCTGTTGGAAGGATTGCTGGGCCTGGACGGCCTGGCCTGGCTGCGCCTGCTCTATCTCTACCCCAGCGGGGTCACGCCGGAACTGCTGCGTTTTATGAAGGAATCCGGCGGCCCGCTGTTGCCTTATCTGGATATTCCTCTCCAGCACGCCCACCCGGAGGTACTGGCCCGCATGGGGCGGCCCTTTGCCGGTGATCCCCGGCGCGTGCTGGACCGGGTGCGCGACGCGTTGCCGGAAGCCGCCGTGCGCACCACCTTCATCGTGGGCTATCCCGGCGAAAGCGAAGCGCATTTCGACAGCCTCTGCCGTTTTGTGGAGGAAAGCCGTTTCCAGAATCTGGGCGTATTCGCCTATCAGGCCGAAGAAGGCACCAAAGCCGCTGAACTGCCGGATCAGGTGCCGGAAGAGAGCAGGGAGCGCCGCCGCGCCACGCTGATGGAGATCCAGGCGGGCATCAGCGAAAGCCTGCTGGCGGAGCGTGTGGGGCAACGCCTGCCCGTGCTGGTGGACGCGCCGCATCCGGAATGGCCCGGTCTGCACAGCGGCCGGGTCTGGTTCCAGGCCCCGGAAGTGGACGGCATGACCTATGTCAGCGGCCCCGGCGTGGCTCCCGGCGCGCTGGTGGAGTGCGACATCGTGGAGAATACGGAGTACGATCTGACGGCGCTGGCCTGA
- the metE gene encoding 5-methyltetrahydropteroyltriglutamate--homocysteine S-methyltransferase has protein sequence MRTHILGFPSIGKQRELKQVLEAFWKGDLAAEALTETCTALKKRHWRIQQDAGLDYVTTGDFSLYDRMLDITRMLGAMPPRFAPCLKDAHPDLYFSLARGDARRNIPALEMTKWFDTNYHYLVPEIDADTPWHREEHPLVADTRLAGELGFSPKPALIGPFTWLALAKARNGAHKWARLNAVTAAYADLFTLLAPLCDRIQVEEPVLCTELLPQEASGAFREAYAALNTASNGKLMLTTYFGPLCRNLDLALASGCATLHVDMVRGREQLDAVLDKLPADTALSLGVVNGRNIWKSDYAQILPLVTRAVAALGTERVLLGSSCSLLHCPVDLEEETTLPEHIRNRMAFAVQKCAELTDLRNIAENGDNAALAANAAVLRAAAGHADSRIDAVRRRASAVTPDQLSRRSAYPQRHAAQAWLNLPPLPTTTIGSFPQTAAIRKTRLDYKRGDMPEADYLAAIRQEIKNCIAKQEKLGLDVLVHGEAERNDMVEYFGQQLGGFCFTQNGWVQSYGSRCVKPPVIYGDVYRKRPMTVDWILYAQSLTQKPVKGMLTGPVTILCWSFVREDLERGEVCKQIALAIRDEVLDLEKAGIRIIQIDEAALREGMPLTKASAEDYLRRAVDAFRLAASGVEDATQIHTHMCYSEFNAILPWIAQMDADVISIESSRSGMELLEAFTEFRYQGEVGPGVYDIHSPRIPGVEEMTDLLRRALRHIPKEQLWVNPDCGLKTRQWDEAYPSLENMVVAALRVRESLR, from the coding sequence ATGCGAACCCACATTCTCGGTTTCCCGTCCATCGGAAAACAGCGAGAGCTGAAACAGGTTCTCGAAGCCTTCTGGAAAGGCGATCTTGCCGCTGAAGCGCTTACCGAAACCTGCACGGCGCTGAAGAAGCGCCATTGGCGCATCCAGCAAGACGCCGGTCTTGACTATGTGACCACAGGCGATTTTTCACTCTACGACCGCATGCTGGACATAACCCGCATGCTCGGCGCAATGCCCCCCCGCTTTGCCCCCTGCCTCAAGGACGCGCACCCGGACCTGTATTTCAGCTTGGCGCGCGGCGATGCGCGGCGCAACATTCCGGCCCTGGAAATGACCAAGTGGTTTGACACCAACTACCACTATCTTGTGCCAGAAATCGATGCCGATACGCCCTGGCATCGCGAAGAGCACCCGCTGGTCGCGGATACAAGGCTGGCCGGGGAACTCGGCTTTTCGCCGAAACCGGCCCTGATCGGTCCGTTCACCTGGCTGGCCCTGGCAAAAGCCCGCAACGGCGCGCACAAGTGGGCGCGGCTGAACGCGGTTACGGCCGCCTATGCCGACCTTTTTACGCTTCTTGCGCCCTTGTGCGACCGCATCCAGGTTGAGGAACCCGTGCTCTGCACGGAACTTCTGCCGCAAGAGGCGAGCGGGGCTTTTCGGGAGGCCTACGCGGCCCTGAACACGGCCAGCAACGGCAAGCTCATGCTGACGACCTATTTCGGCCCGCTCTGCCGGAATCTGGATCTAGCCCTCGCTTCCGGCTGCGCAACGCTGCATGTGGACATGGTGCGCGGCAGGGAACAACTGGATGCCGTTCTGGACAAGCTCCCCGCCGACACGGCGCTTTCGCTCGGCGTGGTGAACGGACGCAATATCTGGAAAAGCGATTACGCCCAAATCCTGCCCCTTGTCACGCGGGCCGTCGCCGCGCTCGGCACGGAACGGGTTTTGCTGGGATCAAGCTGCTCGCTGCTGCACTGCCCTGTGGACCTGGAGGAAGAAACAACCCTGCCGGAGCACATCCGGAACCGCATGGCCTTTGCCGTGCAGAAGTGCGCGGAGCTGACCGACCTGCGAAACATTGCGGAAAACGGCGACAACGCGGCCCTGGCGGCCAATGCCGCCGTATTGCGGGCGGCTGCCGGGCATGCCGACAGCCGCATTGACGCCGTGCGCCGACGCGCGTCCGCCGTCACGCCGGACCAGCTTTCCCGCCGCTCGGCCTATCCGCAGCGGCATGCCGCGCAGGCCTGGCTCAACCTGCCCCCGCTGCCCACCACGACCATCGGCTCCTTCCCTCAGACCGCCGCCATCCGTAAAACCCGCCTGGACTACAAGCGGGGCGACATGCCGGAAGCGGACTATCTGGCCGCCATCAGACAGGAAATCAAAAACTGCATCGCAAAGCAGGAGAAACTGGGCCTGGACGTCCTTGTGCATGGCGAGGCTGAGCGCAACGATATGGTGGAATATTTCGGCCAGCAGCTCGGCGGCTTCTGCTTTACGCAGAATGGCTGGGTGCAGAGCTACGGCAGCCGCTGCGTAAAGCCGCCCGTCATCTACGGCGACGTGTACCGCAAGCGGCCCATGACCGTGGACTGGATTCTCTACGCGCAGTCGCTCACGCAAAAACCGGTTAAGGGCATGCTGACCGGCCCGGTGACGATTCTCTGCTGGAGCTTCGTTCGCGAGGACCTGGAACGCGGCGAAGTCTGCAAACAGATCGCTCTGGCTATCCGCGACGAAGTGCTGGATCTGGAAAAGGCGGGCATCCGCATCATCCAGATCGACGAGGCCGCCCTGCGGGAAGGCATGCCCCTGACCAAAGCCTCGGCGGAAGACTATCTGCGCCGGGCGGTGGACGCCTTCCGTCTGGCCGCGTCCGGCGTGGAGGACGCCACACAGATCCACACCCATATGTGCTACAGCGAGTTCAATGCCATTCTGCCCTGGATCGCCCAAATGGATGCGGACGTCATCAGCATTGAATCCAGCCGCAGCGGCATGGAACTGCTGGAAGCCTTCACCGAGTTCCGCTATCAGGGAGAAGTGGGGCCGGGCGTGTACGACATCCACAGCCCGCGCATTCCCGGCGTGGAGGAGATGACGGATCTCCTGCGCAGGGCCTTGCGCCACATTCCCAAGGAACAGTTGTGGGTGAATCCCGATTGCGGCCTGAAAACCCGCCAGTGGGACGAGGCATATCCTTCTCTTGAGAATATGGTCGTCGCCGCTTTGCGGGTACGTGAAAGCCTGCGCTGA
- a CDS encoding putative bifunctional diguanylate cyclase/phosphodiesterase codes for MRERERERERERERETMRPYAPDDPAAAAVERRYARLLSNFYDQIYDLDFNAGFYRSVFQSGAKFCAPPEGRGLAAMLEAAADTLIHPEDKADFRQMFRREELRRALATTGRSTGAEYRKKCLDGSYRWVRVMVFPFDESGLERYLICFQDIDGYKHLGASTRENVLLHLQSLDYLRYRAITEQTRSLVFEWQDQTLTYVDATIPRLLAGSYDGRHLFDLWREDSVLFSEDRAIFENFLRALAGSDPSSAVTVRLRRRTGAFTWYVVSCTRIDNTATGARYVGSIRDVDKAIHTARALRQQAEYDDLTGACTMPTFLGKTERLLRRNPDAPRHIVRYDVAGFKSIDERFGQEEGRRLLRAISYLTKENLSSDREIFARLSGDIFLACLEGDHERVWEFMEWLRCGTAEYTKSYRPELFFGVCRVDDPATPVREICERAYLALKSVKGSGMADYAFYDDELRSRVLDELFIKDQMYTALAEGQFVVYLQPKVEIFSGRIVGAEALARWRHPERGLIPPNRFVPFFERNGFIILLDEYIWEEVCKLLRSWLDKGYRPLPVSINVSRMHFNDNGFCGKLRALTDKYRLPRHLLELELTESAFFENEKILQRTMRSLQEAGFAFSMDDFGTGYSSLNTLRALPFNTVKLDRAFVSDSTDNQRGQIVARNTIVLAKQLGMRIIAEGVETVEQALFLRNMGCDQAQGFYYSRPMDAREFETFSFVHRKCFWVDPRLQDRLPDGESNETTDK; via the coding sequence ATGAGAGAGAGAGAGAGAGAGAGAGAGAGAGAGAGAGAGAGAGAGACCATGAGGCCGTATGCGCCGGATGACCCGGCTGCGGCGGCCGTGGAAAGGCGCTATGCCCGCCTGTTGAGCAATTTCTACGACCAGATCTACGACCTGGATTTCAACGCCGGGTTCTACCGTTCCGTCTTTCAGAGCGGCGCAAAATTCTGCGCGCCGCCTGAGGGGCGCGGCCTTGCCGCCATGCTGGAAGCGGCCGCCGACACCCTGATCCATCCCGAGGACAAGGCCGACTTCCGGCAGATGTTCCGGCGGGAGGAACTGCGCCGCGCCCTGGCGACCACGGGCAGAAGCACGGGCGCCGAATACCGCAAAAAGTGCCTGGACGGCAGCTACCGCTGGGTACGCGTCATGGTTTTCCCTTTCGACGAGAGCGGGCTGGAGCGATATCTGATCTGCTTTCAGGATATCGACGGCTACAAGCACCTCGGCGCCAGCACCCGCGAAAACGTCCTCCTTCACCTCCAGAGCCTGGACTATCTGCGCTACAGGGCGATCACGGAACAGACGCGCAGCCTGGTCTTCGAATGGCAGGACCAGACGCTTACCTATGTGGACGCCACGATTCCCCGGCTGCTGGCCGGCAGTTACGACGGCCGGCATCTCTTTGACCTCTGGCGCGAGGACAGCGTCCTTTTTTCCGAAGATCGCGCCATATTCGAAAACTTCCTGCGCGCCCTGGCCGGCAGCGACCCCTCCAGCGCGGTCACCGTGCGCCTGCGCCGCAGGACGGGCGCATTCACCTGGTACGTCGTTTCCTGCACCCGGATCGACAATACCGCGACCGGCGCGCGCTATGTAGGCAGCATCCGGGATGTGGACAAGGCCATCCACACAGCGCGCGCCCTGCGCCAGCAGGCGGAATACGACGACCTGACCGGCGCCTGCACCATGCCCACCTTTCTGGGAAAGACCGAACGGCTGTTGCGCAGAAATCCGGATGCGCCGCGCCACATCGTGCGCTATGACGTGGCGGGCTTCAAATCCATCGACGAACGCTTCGGCCAGGAAGAAGGCAGACGCCTTTTGCGGGCCATCTCCTACCTGACCAAGGAGAATCTCTCTTCGGACCGGGAGATTTTTGCCCGGCTCTCCGGCGATATCTTCCTGGCCTGCCTGGAGGGCGACCACGAGCGCGTCTGGGAATTCATGGAATGGCTGCGCTGCGGCACAGCGGAATACACCAAGTCCTACCGGCCCGAACTCTTTTTCGGCGTCTGCCGGGTGGACGACCCGGCAACCCCGGTGCGCGAGATCTGCGAGCGGGCCTATCTGGCCCTCAAGTCCGTCAAGGGCAGCGGCATGGCCGACTATGCCTTTTATGACGACGAGTTGCGCAGCCGGGTACTGGACGAACTCTTCATCAAGGACCAGATGTACACGGCCCTGGCCGAAGGCCAGTTTGTGGTCTACCTCCAGCCCAAGGTTGAAATATTCAGCGGGCGCATTGTGGGGGCCGAAGCCCTGGCCCGCTGGCGGCATCCGGAACGCGGCCTGATCCCGCCGAACCGTTTTGTGCCTTTTTTCGAACGCAACGGCTTCATCATCCTGCTGGACGAATACATCTGGGAGGAGGTCTGCAAGCTGCTGCGTTCCTGGCTGGACAAGGGCTACCGTCCCCTGCCCGTGTCCATCAACGTCTCGCGCATGCACTTCAACGACAACGGCTTCTGCGGCAAATTGCGGGCCCTGACCGACAAATACCGCCTGCCCCGGCATCTGCTGGAACTGGAGCTCACGGAGAGCGCCTTTTTTGAAAATGAAAAAATCCTCCAGCGGACCATGCGCAGCCTCCAGGAGGCCGGTTTCGCCTTTTCCATGGACGACTTCGGCACCGGCTACTCCTCGCTGAACACCCTGCGCGCCCTGCCTTTCAATACCGTCAAGCTCGACCGCGCCTTTGTCAGCGACAGCACGGACAATCAGCGCGGCCAGATCGTGGCCCGCAACACCATCGTCCTGGCCAAACAGCTCGGCATGCGGATTATCGCGGAAGGCGTGGAAACCGTGGAACAGGCCCTTTTTCTGCGGAATATGGGTTGCGACCAGGCTCAGGGCTTTTATTACTCGCGGCCCATGGACGCGCGGGAATTTGAAACCTTCAGCTTTGTGCACCGCAAGTGCTTCTGGGTGGACCCGCGCCTTCAGGACCGCCTCCCCGACGGGGAAAGCAACGAGACCACGGATAAGTAA